In Helianthus annuus cultivar XRQ/B chromosome 3, HanXRQr2.0-SUNRISE, whole genome shotgun sequence, a single window of DNA contains:
- the LOC110927780 gene encoding uncharacterized protein LOC110927780 gives MDAFKRLQMRNVTFGQPAKVSFADSFIDPGDEVMAQVIDSGLESCGVSLQLHLPSLWLCHTAHSLCKVVGGVDELMPSLPSATGVKVISYSQLITQGTSNHYPFCPPKPEDVATICYTSGTTGTPKAWVLKWLWPSASSRVKDGTTFSTIRDIAYNNLFTSYLTFDHGGK, from the exons ATGGATGCTTTTAAGCGTTTGCAAATGAGAAATGTGACGTTTGGTCAGCCCGCTAAGGTTTCTTTTGCAGATTCCTTCATCGACCCTGGTGATGAGGTCATGGCCCAGGTAATTGATAG TGGTTTGGAAAGCTGTGGGGTTAGCCTTCAACTGCACCTTCCTTCTCTTTGGCTCTGTCATACAGCTCATAGCTTGTGCAAG GTGGTTGGAGGTGTTGATGAGCTGATGCCATCGCTTCCATCAGCAACAGGCGTTAAGGTTATATCATATTCACAACTAATTACTCAG GGTACTAGCAACCATTACCCCTTTTGTCCACCAAAACCGGAGGATGTTGCTACAATATGCTATACAAGTGGTACAACTGGGACACCAAAG GCCTGGGTGTTGAAATGGCTATGGCCATCTGCATCGAGCCGTGTCAAAGATGGAACAACCTTTTCTACTATTCGGGATATAGCTTATAATAACCTGTTCACATCATATCTAACTTTTGATCATGGAGGTAAATAG